In the genome of Streptomyces sp. SLBN-118, the window GCAGACCAGAGACGCGCCGTAAATCATGCAGTCCCGGCTCTACCCCGGAGCGGCCCCCAAACGGCGCGCACGCGGCACCGGGCAACCCCCGGCCCCGAGCCTCGGACCGGCTGCCCGTGCGGCGCCGGGCAACCCCGCACCCGCACCCCGAACCCGCCACCCCCGCGGCACTGGGCAACCCGGCCAAGGCGCCAAACGGTCGCCGCACCGCGCAACCTCCAGCCCGCACCCCGAACCCGCCACCCCCGCGGCACCGCTCAGCCCCGAACCCGCCACCCCCGCGGCACCGCTCAGCCCCGAACCCCCAACCGCTCGCTCATCCCGACCTCGTCAGCGTGAGCAAATCCCTCGCCGGGCCCGACGGCCGGTGTGACGTCGGCCAGACCGCGCGAAGGGCCCGCCGCAGGTCGACCCCTTCCTCCAGCGGGATGCGCGTCAGGCGGCGCGACGCCAGTTCCTCCGTGACGGCCAGTTCGCTCAGCACCGCCGGCCCCGCCCCGCTCACCGCCGCCGCTTTGACCGCCGTCGTCGAGGCGAGTTCAAGCAGTGGCTCCGCCAGCCCCCCGCACCCGCTCAGGGCCGAGTCGAGGACCTGCCGAGTCCCCGACCCCCGCTCCCGCAGGATCAGCGGGGTCGCCGCCAGTTCGGAGGCAGCGAGCGGCGCACGGCGCCTCGCCCACGCATGGCCCGGCGCCGCCACCACCACGAGCCGGTCGTGGCCGATCACCGCCCCGTCCAGCCCTTCCGGCACGGACAGGCCCTCGACGAACCCCAGGTCCGCCTCACCCGCAAGCAGCCCTTGCGCGACCGCCGCGGAGTTCCCGGCCGACAGCGACACCGCCGTGCCGGGCCGCTCGGCACGGAGTGCGATCAGCCAGCCCGGCAGCAGATACTCCGCGATGGTCATCGAGGCAGCGACCCGCAGCCGCGAATCCCGCCGCCCCCGCAGCGCCTGCGCCCCCGCGTCGAACGCCTCGGCCGCCTCCACGACCCGCCGCGCCCAGTCGGTTACGAGCGCCCCCGCGTCCGTGAGCCGGGAGCCTCGCGGGGACCGGTCGACGAGCGCCACTCCCAGTTGGCGTTCCATCGAGCGGATCCGGCTGCTGGCAGCGGGCTGGGTGATTCCGAGCTCACGTGCCGCACGCCCGAGGCTGCCGTGCCGGGCGACCGCCAGCAGCAGCTCCAGCGCACCCAGATCCGGCACCCGGTGCGCGAGCGGAACCCGCTCTTCATCCCCATCGCTCATAAACCCAGCTTATGGGGCCATAGGGCCATGGTCCGTGGTGGGGAGCCCGGGCCGACTCGACAGTGGGTACATGGTCACAGCCGTGCAGCCCCGCACCCACTCCACAGCGCCCGCCCGCACCACCGTCCGGCTGCCCTCGCTCCGCCATTTCGGCCCCCATTGGTACGCGACGGTCATGGGCACAGCCATCGTCGCGAGCGCGGGCGCCGGCCTTCCGGTCGCTGTGCCGGGCCTGCGGACCGCCTGCACCGCGGTGTGGGCGCTGTCCGCCGCGATGCTCGCCGTCGT includes:
- a CDS encoding LysR family transcriptional regulator, giving the protein MSDGDEERVPLAHRVPDLGALELLLAVARHGSLGRAARELGITQPAASSRIRSMERQLGVALVDRSPRGSRLTDAGALVTDWARRVVEAAEAFDAGAQALRGRRDSRLRVAASMTIAEYLLPGWLIALRAERPGTAVSLSAGNSAAVAQGLLAGEADLGFVEGLSVPEGLDGAVIGHDRLVVVAAPGHAWARRRAPLAASELAATPLILRERGSGTRQVLDSALSGCGGLAEPLLELASTTAVKAAAVSGAGPAVLSELAVTEELASRRLTRIPLEEGVDLRRALRAVWPTSHRPSGPARDLLTLTRSG